Proteins found in one Anopheles aquasalis chromosome 3, idAnoAquaMG_Q_19, whole genome shotgun sequence genomic segment:
- the LOC126577408 gene encoding uncharacterized protein LOC126577408 isoform X2, with translation MSTNSGGGGGGGGNFPTIVAVSNYHDIYVQQQSRNEGLDSTNTATTTTTTTTAPPDRATPVNARTMVVAIPPPTSQQPAASSSSSSSGAARIAVYPTAAGPPTLLAPAANDLPSYEEAVNIEGPPPSYDSLYEVAREVHKTSLGVLDFVKNIVILVLGTLGCTIILGITIVIPVCMLVFGTVYLYDCPQGEYIPVYLLVGGGFGVLKQLLHLSTRVRSREEQELERLRQTPTQTLINCFMLGWFIIGSFWIYRIYEPNYDPALGKYCNKSLYLFTFWLITSVYMMLGIVAVVLCSVSIISLIFHRHS, from the exons ATGTCCACGaacagcggtggtggtggtggcggtggagggaACTTTCCGACCATCGTAGCGGTGTCCAACTATCACGATATTTACGTTCAACAG CAGTCCCGGAACGAGGGGTTAGATAGCACAAatacggcaacaacaacaacaacaacaaccacagcaccTCCGGATCGGGCGACCCCAGTGAACGCaaggacgatggtggtggcgatcccCCCACCAACCTCGCAGCAGCCGGccgcatcgtcatcatcgtcgtcttctggTGCGGCCCGAATCGCCGTTTATCCCACCGCTGCGGGCCCACCAACGTTACTAGCGCCAGCGGCCAACGATCTGCCTTCGTACGAGGAAGCGGTAAACATCGAGGgaccgccaccgtcgtacGATTCACTGTACGAGGTGGCCCGGGAAGTGCACAAAACCTCGCTAGGAGTACTAGATTTTGTAAAGaacatcgtcatcctcgtccttGGCACCC TTGGTTGCACCATCATCCTCGGTATCACGATCGTCATCCCGGTGTGTATGCTTGTGTTCGGGACCGTCTACCTGTACGATTGTCCCCAGGGGGAGTACATCCCGGTGTATCTGCTCGTTGGCGGTGGCTTTGGTGTGCTGAAGCAGCTACTGCACCTGTCGACCCGGGTGCGCAGCCGGGAGGAGCAAGAGCTGGAACGGCTCCGGCAGACGCCTACCCAGACGCTGATCAACTGCTTCATGCTGGGCTGGTTTATTATCGGATCGTTCTGGATCTATCGCATCTACGAGCCGAACTACGATCCGGCGCTCGGCAAGTACTGCAACAAGTCACTGTACCTGTTCACCTTCTGGCTGATCACCTCCGTCTACATGATGCTCGGCATCGTGGCCGTCGTGCTGTGcagcgtcagcatcatcagtctCATCTTTCACCGGCACTCCTAA
- the LOC126577408 gene encoding uncharacterized protein LOC126577408 isoform X1, with translation MSTNSGGGGGGGGNFPTIVAVSNYHDIYVQQQQSRNEGLDSTNTATTTTTTTTAPPDRATPVNARTMVVAIPPPTSQQPAASSSSSSSGAARIAVYPTAAGPPTLLAPAANDLPSYEEAVNIEGPPPSYDSLYEVAREVHKTSLGVLDFVKNIVILVLGTLGCTIILGITIVIPVCMLVFGTVYLYDCPQGEYIPVYLLVGGGFGVLKQLLHLSTRVRSREEQELERLRQTPTQTLINCFMLGWFIIGSFWIYRIYEPNYDPALGKYCNKSLYLFTFWLITSVYMMLGIVAVVLCSVSIISLIFHRHS, from the exons ATGTCCACGaacagcggtggtggtggtggcggtggagggaACTTTCCGACCATCGTAGCGGTGTCCAACTATCACGATATTTACGTTCAACAG CAGCAGTCCCGGAACGAGGGGTTAGATAGCACAAatacggcaacaacaacaacaacaacaaccacagcaccTCCGGATCGGGCGACCCCAGTGAACGCaaggacgatggtggtggcgatcccCCCACCAACCTCGCAGCAGCCGGccgcatcgtcatcatcgtcgtcttctggTGCGGCCCGAATCGCCGTTTATCCCACCGCTGCGGGCCCACCAACGTTACTAGCGCCAGCGGCCAACGATCTGCCTTCGTACGAGGAAGCGGTAAACATCGAGGgaccgccaccgtcgtacGATTCACTGTACGAGGTGGCCCGGGAAGTGCACAAAACCTCGCTAGGAGTACTAGATTTTGTAAAGaacatcgtcatcctcgtccttGGCACCC TTGGTTGCACCATCATCCTCGGTATCACGATCGTCATCCCGGTGTGTATGCTTGTGTTCGGGACCGTCTACCTGTACGATTGTCCCCAGGGGGAGTACATCCCGGTGTATCTGCTCGTTGGCGGTGGCTTTGGTGTGCTGAAGCAGCTACTGCACCTGTCGACCCGGGTGCGCAGCCGGGAGGAGCAAGAGCTGGAACGGCTCCGGCAGACGCCTACCCAGACGCTGATCAACTGCTTCATGCTGGGCTGGTTTATTATCGGATCGTTCTGGATCTATCGCATCTACGAGCCGAACTACGATCCGGCGCTCGGCAAGTACTGCAACAAGTCACTGTACCTGTTCACCTTCTGGCTGATCACCTCCGTCTACATGATGCTCGGCATCGTGGCCGTCGTGCTGTGcagcgtcagcatcatcagtctCATCTTTCACCGGCACTCCTAA
- the LOC126577410 gene encoding growth arrest and DNA damage-inducible proteins-interacting protein 1, translated as MFSCKVRPFLALRSGAAEYLGQFRSLTIGAARLEKKQAELEEAEDADELPVTFVDDVESVEAREERIDGLRNKSRLLTQHRNMLHDVLPYEQSQSWIHETVKYRRMMLGRYGIEGSRTDPRVCFPTKKEAYERAEYEKVAFPFTLRQMMDANEAAQKARKAATEAREAEIARKLEKLDQWTSDLNAKIEKKEREARAAKERKDRLVEEVRRHFGFKVDPRDERFQEMLAQKEREDRKKVKEAKRKEKEEKMMEKLQKKTAELEAEVDVSSGKGKK; from the exons atgttttcctgcAAGGTGCGTCCCTTTCTAGCGCTGCGGAGTGGTGCCGCCGAATACCTTGGACAGTTCCGAAGCCTCACAATCGGTGCGGCGCGGCTGGAGAAAAAACAGGCCGAGCTGGAGGAAGCGGAAGATGCGGATGAGTTGCCGGTAACGTTTGTGGACGATGTTGAGTCGGTCGAAGCACGCGAGGAACGTATCGATGGGCTGCGGAACAAATCGCGCCTACTGACACAGCACCGGAACATGCTGCACGATGTGTTACCGTACGAACAGTCCCAGTCGTGGATCCACGAAACGGTCAAAtaccggcggatgatgctcgGAAGATACGGCATCGAGGGTAGTCGAACGGATCCCC GAGTTTGCTTCCCAACTAAAAAGGAAGCGTACGAAAGGGCAGAATACGAAAAGGTGGCATTTCCCTTCACCTTGCGCCAAATGATGGACGCAAACGAAGCAGCCCAGAAGGCCCGTAAGGCGGCGACCGAAGCCCGGGAGGCGGAAATTGCACGTAAACTGGAGAAACTGGACCAGTGGACGTCGGATTTGAATGCGAAgatcgaaaagaaagaacgTGAAGCACGAGCCGCCAAAGAACGCAAGGACCGGTTGGTAGAGGAGGTGCGGCGACACTTTGGCTTCAAGGTGGATCCGCGTGACGAACGGTTCCAGGAGATGCTGGCGCAGAAGGAACGCGAAGACCGCAAGAAGGTGAAGGAAGCGAagcggaaggagaaggaggagaaaatgatggaaaagttaCAGAAGAAGACGGCCGAGCTGGAGGCCGAGGTAGATGTGTCGAGCGGGAAAGGCAAAAAGTAG